One Mytilus trossulus isolate FHL-02 chromosome 5, PNRI_Mtr1.1.1.hap1, whole genome shotgun sequence DNA segment encodes these proteins:
- the LOC134717631 gene encoding uncharacterized protein LOC134717631, producing MATVQKLRYKGPYEITKYNGKGNYSLFEDVKGVTIGPFNQRNLQQRDNVKDDLNESCNTDIDSDTNVDDDDENVVDDDDKDDDDVDDKNDEDEENDDKGDAEDNDDHIDAHKEDAEDSIFKTQDRFQ from the exons ATGGCTACCGTACAAAAACTTAGATATAAAGGACCATACGAGATTACAAAGTACAATGGTAAAGGTAACTATTCTCTGTTCGAAGACGTAAAGGGTGTTACGATAGGACCATTTAATCAGAGAAATCTACAACAGAG AGACAACGTAAAGGACGACCTCAATGAGAGTTGCAACACTGACATTGATTCTGATACAAATGTTGATGACGATGATGAAAACGTTGTTGATGATGACGATAAGGATGATGACGACGTCGACGATAAGAATGATGAGGATGAAGAAAATGACGATAAGGGTGATGCTGAGGATAATGATGATCATATCGATGCACATAAAGAAGATGCAGAAGACAGTATATTTAAAACTCAGGACAGGTTTCAGTAA